From a region of the Lactuca sativa cultivar Salinas chromosome 4, Lsat_Salinas_v11, whole genome shotgun sequence genome:
- the LOC128133807 gene encoding lignin-forming anionic peroxidase-like, translated as MDYRHISTAIFFLLFLSVTNNTPCNAQLSSTFYDATCPTALRTIRTTIRTAISRERRMAASLLRLHFHDCFVQGCDASILLEDGPSIVGERNALPNKGSVRGYEVIDAAKSEVEKLCPGVVSCADILTVAARDASEMVGGPSWSVKLGRRDSTTASLVLAETSLPSFKAPLDSLISTFKDNGLSARDMVALSGAHTIGQAQCFLFRDRIYSNGSDIDAGFASTRRRGCPVNDGNGNLAPLDLVTPNSFDYNYFKNLIQKKGLLESDQVLYSGGSTDSIVSEYSNNPSKFKSEFAEAMVKMSEIRPLTGQEGVIRRICGALP; from the coding sequence ATGGATTATCGACATATTTCTACAGCGATCTTCTTCTTGCTCTTTCTCTCAGTTACTAACAACACACCCTGCAACGCACAGTTATCTTCTACCTTCTACGACGCTACATGTCCCACTGCACTCCGTACGATCAGAACCACCATCAGAACAGCCATATCTCGTGAACGTCGCATGGCGGCTTCCCTCCTTCGTCTCCATTTCCACGACTGCTTCGTTCAAGGTTGTGACGCATCGATCTTGTTGGAGGATGGGCCTTCGATAGTAGGAGAAAGGAATGCGTTGCCTAATAAGGGTTCTGTAAGAGGCTACGAAGTGATAGACGCTGCAAAATCTGAGGTGGAGAAACTTTGTCCCGGAGTTGTATCTTGTGCAGACATACTCACGGTGGCCGCTCGTGATGCATCAGAAATGGTTGGTGGTCCGTCATGGTCGGTGAAGCTCGGAAGAAGAGATTCCACCACCGCTAGCCTTGTTCTAGCGGAGACCAGTCTTCCTAGCTTTAAAGCTCCTCTTGATTCACTTATCTCCACCTTCAAAGATAACGGACTTAGCGCCAGGGACATGGTTGCTTTATCAGGAGCTCATACAATCGGACAAGCTCAATGCTTCTTGTTTCGTGACAGAATATACAGCAATGGATCAGATATTGATGCCGGATTTGCTAGCACACGTAGACGTGGTTGCCCTGTAAATGATGGAAATGGAAATCTTGCACCACTAGATTTGGTGACACCGAATTCGTTTGATTACAACTACTTCAAGAATCTGATACAAAAGAAGGGTCTTCTTGAATCAGATCAGGTGCTTTACAGTGGTGGGTCAACAGACAGCATAGTTTCGGAATATAGCAACAATCCTTCCAAGTTCAAGTCGGAGTTTGCAGAAGCGATGGTGAAGATGAGTGAGATCAGGCCGTTAACGGGTCAAGAAGGAGTGATAAGGAGGATATGTGGTGCTCTTCCCTAA